A region from the Ciconia boyciana chromosome 1, ASM3463844v1, whole genome shotgun sequence genome encodes:
- the CCNA1 gene encoding cyclin-A1 isoform X1, whose protein sequence is MRRTGEKSRAGRREPCPAAPRSGGRAVLGVLAENGQQRPGGQGAAVIRRFSGSENTIPSSGKDELPNCMVNAASKQGFAIYVDEPEQKENYSCQVAEELESSLCELDTSAMTSSIHLLLDLSTGSPMIVDTSFQSQPEDHMGDAITLTVGEYAEDIHQYLREAELRFRPKPYYMRKQPDITTGMRAILVDWLVEVGEEYKLRTETLYLAVNFLDRFLSCMSVLRGKLQLVGTAAILLAAKYEEIYPPEVDEFVYITDDTYTKRQLLRMEHLLLKVLAFDLTAPTINQFLLQYIQRHGVCIRTENFARYLAELSLLEADPFLKYLPSQTAAAAYCLANYTVNRSFWPETLAAFTGYSLSEIVPCLSDLHKACLDAPHCQLQAIKEKYKHSKYLQVSLLEPPAVLPLQ, encoded by the exons ATGCGCCGCACCGGTGAGAAGagccgggcggggcggcgggagccctgccccgctgccccccgcagcggcggccgggccgtgctgggggtgctggcggAGAACGGGCAGCAGCGGCCCGGCGGCCAG GGTGCTGCTGTTATCAGACGCTTCTCTGGCTCTGAAAACACCATCCCTTCCTCTGGAAAAGATGAATTGCCCAACTGCATGGTTAATGCTGCATCAAAGCAAGGGTTTGCTATCTACGTAGATGaaccagaacagaaagaaaactacagCTGCCAAGTGGCTGAAGAGCTGGAATCAAGCCTGTGTGAACTGGATACTAGTGCAATGACATCCAGTATTCACCTACTGCTGGATCTGAGTACAG GATCTCCTATGATAGTGGACACATCCTTCCAGTCCCAGCCTGAGGATCACATGGGAGATGCCATAACTCTGACTGTGGGAGAGTATGCAGAAGACATTCATCAGTACCTCCGAGAGGCTGAA CTAAGATTCAGGCCCAAGCCCTACTACATGAGGAAGCAACCAGATATCACAACAGGAATGCGTGCCATCTTGGTAGACTGGCTGGTGGAAGTAGGGGAAGAATATAAACTTCGGACAGAGACTTTGTACTTGGCAGTGAACTTCCTGGACAGGTTTCTTTCCTGCATGTCTGTTCTCAGAGGGAAGCTGCAGCTTGTAGGAACAGCAGCAATTCTTCTGGCTGC GAAATATGAAGAGATCTACCCACCAGAAGTGGACGAGTTTGTGTATATAACAGATGATACCTACACAAAGAGGCAGTTGCTAAGAATGGAACACCTGCTTCTCAAAGTGTTGGCTTTTGACCTGACAGCCCCAACCATCAACCAGTTCCTCCTTCAGTATATTCAGAGGCATGGAGTCTGTATCAGGACAGAGAACTTTGCAAGG TATCTTGCAGAGCTGAGTCTCCTTGAAGCTGATCCTTTTCTGAAGTACCTTCCTTCAcaaactgctgcagcagcctACTGTCTAGCAAACTATACAGTGAACAGGTCTTTCTGG CCGGAAACACTTGCTGCATTCACTGGGTATTCATTAAGTGAGATAGTGCCTTGCCTGTCTGATCTGCATAAAGCATGCCTTGATGCTCCCCATTGCCAACTGCAAGCGATTAAGGAGAAGTATAAGCACTCAAA GTACCTGCAGGTGTCTCTTCTGGAGCCCCCAGCAGTTCTTCCTCTACAATAG
- the CCNA1 gene encoding cyclin-A1 isoform X2 — MVNAASKQGFAIYVDEPEQKENYSCQVAEELESSLCELDTSAMTSSIHLLLDLSTGSPMIVDTSFQSQPEDHMGDAITLTVGEYAEDIHQYLREAELRFRPKPYYMRKQPDITTGMRAILVDWLVEVGEEYKLRTETLYLAVNFLDRFLSCMSVLRGKLQLVGTAAILLAAKYEEIYPPEVDEFVYITDDTYTKRQLLRMEHLLLKVLAFDLTAPTINQFLLQYIQRHGVCIRTENFARYLAELSLLEADPFLKYLPSQTAAAAYCLANYTVNRSFWPETLAAFTGYSLSEIVPCLSDLHKACLDAPHCQLQAIKEKYKHSKYLQVSLLEPPAVLPLQ; from the exons ATGGTTAATGCTGCATCAAAGCAAGGGTTTGCTATCTACGTAGATGaaccagaacagaaagaaaactacagCTGCCAAGTGGCTGAAGAGCTGGAATCAAGCCTGTGTGAACTGGATACTAGTGCAATGACATCCAGTATTCACCTACTGCTGGATCTGAGTACAG GATCTCCTATGATAGTGGACACATCCTTCCAGTCCCAGCCTGAGGATCACATGGGAGATGCCATAACTCTGACTGTGGGAGAGTATGCAGAAGACATTCATCAGTACCTCCGAGAGGCTGAA CTAAGATTCAGGCCCAAGCCCTACTACATGAGGAAGCAACCAGATATCACAACAGGAATGCGTGCCATCTTGGTAGACTGGCTGGTGGAAGTAGGGGAAGAATATAAACTTCGGACAGAGACTTTGTACTTGGCAGTGAACTTCCTGGACAGGTTTCTTTCCTGCATGTCTGTTCTCAGAGGGAAGCTGCAGCTTGTAGGAACAGCAGCAATTCTTCTGGCTGC GAAATATGAAGAGATCTACCCACCAGAAGTGGACGAGTTTGTGTATATAACAGATGATACCTACACAAAGAGGCAGTTGCTAAGAATGGAACACCTGCTTCTCAAAGTGTTGGCTTTTGACCTGACAGCCCCAACCATCAACCAGTTCCTCCTTCAGTATATTCAGAGGCATGGAGTCTGTATCAGGACAGAGAACTTTGCAAGG TATCTTGCAGAGCTGAGTCTCCTTGAAGCTGATCCTTTTCTGAAGTACCTTCCTTCAcaaactgctgcagcagcctACTGTCTAGCAAACTATACAGTGAACAGGTCTTTCTGG CCGGAAACACTTGCTGCATTCACTGGGTATTCATTAAGTGAGATAGTGCCTTGCCTGTCTGATCTGCATAAAGCATGCCTTGATGCTCCCCATTGCCAACTGCAAGCGATTAAGGAGAAGTATAAGCACTCAAA GTACCTGCAGGTGTCTCTTCTGGAGCCCCCAGCAGTTCTTCCTCTACAATAG